A stretch of the Pedobacter sp. MC2016-14 genome encodes the following:
- a CDS encoding C40 family peptidase → MEQQYGICRVSVAHLRTEPSDRAELSSQLLFGEHVEILEKTERWWLVRTAYDGYEAWMDFRQLTEITLAQYIANHDCEDMVPLAVSNTLIDAEGTAYYLSPGSYLPNYEDGFCRLNEQKYEVLFTPHRADITLAGLLPAAMFFLNVPYLWGGRMLFGIDCSGFVQIVFKLNGIRLKRDASQQAEEGELVSFLPEVLLGDLAFFDNEDGKITHVGMMINPQEIIHASGKVRIDPIDGQGIYNAELGKYTHKLRIIKRYTT, encoded by the coding sequence ATGGAACAACAATATGGTATTTGCAGGGTTTCAGTAGCCCATTTAAGAACGGAACCAAGTGATCGTGCCGAATTGAGCTCTCAATTGCTTTTTGGAGAACACGTAGAAATCCTTGAGAAAACGGAACGCTGGTGGTTGGTGCGTACTGCTTACGATGGTTATGAAGCCTGGATGGACTTTAGGCAGCTCACTGAAATTACCCTGGCGCAGTATATTGCCAATCATGACTGTGAAGACATGGTTCCATTGGCGGTAAGCAATACGCTTATTGATGCTGAAGGTACTGCTTACTATCTATCGCCGGGTAGTTACTTGCCCAATTATGAAGATGGCTTTTGCCGGTTAAACGAACAAAAGTACGAAGTGCTGTTTACGCCGCATCGTGCAGATATCACCCTTGCAGGTCTTTTACCCGCTGCTATGTTTTTTTTAAATGTACCTTATTTATGGGGCGGACGTATGCTCTTTGGAATAGATTGCTCTGGCTTTGTACAAATTGTATTTAAGTTAAACGGCATCCGGCTTAAACGCGATGCTTCACAGCAAGCAGAAGAAGGAGAACTGGTGAGCTTTCTTCCCGAAGTACTGTTGGGTGACCTGGCGTTTTTTGACAATGAAGATGGTAAAATTACCCATGTTGGCATGATGATCAATCCGCAGGAAATTATCCATGCTTCGGGTAAAGTGAGGATAGACCCTATTGATGGACAGGGTATTTACAATGCTGAATTGGGTAAGTATACCCATAAACTCAGAATTATTAAAAGATATACCACATAG
- a CDS encoding FecR family protein: MQITKALIERYHLGSCTPEEQYAVEEWLENEEVEMSFPEHVDLAALENKGWLRFSKRFNLGSKKVIKLKFAIALRIAAALFLVSGIALYYFVAHFSAGNKEVTYQNISTANGEKLSCTLPDGTVVFLNSGSSIRFPLKFNAHTRDVRFRGEAFFKVAKDKTRPFTINTNHIAVRVLGTRFNLRAYPSERQTNVVVEEGKVSFSGLSSSEHLILTANQQGIYDGKSIYKEEVYVAKHLAWKNNQLLFDNQKLKEVAPVLERWYGVKVSIGDKDLEQERYTGRFDNPSLKEVLQSISFAIKLKYRKDKNQYIFY, encoded by the coding sequence ATGCAGATTACAAAAGCACTCATCGAACGTTACCATCTTGGCTCCTGCACTCCAGAGGAGCAGTATGCTGTAGAAGAATGGTTGGAAAACGAGGAGGTAGAAATGAGTTTTCCTGAACATGTTGATCTTGCTGCGTTGGAAAATAAAGGTTGGTTAAGGTTTTCCAAACGTTTTAACCTGGGTAGTAAAAAGGTAATTAAGTTAAAGTTTGCCATTGCCTTGCGTATTGCAGCCGCTTTATTTTTAGTCTCCGGCATAGCCCTTTATTATTTTGTTGCTCATTTTTCTGCCGGTAATAAAGAGGTAACGTATCAGAACATTAGCACCGCCAATGGTGAGAAGCTATCCTGTACCTTGCCAGATGGTACGGTTGTTTTTCTGAATTCGGGAAGCAGCATTCGTTTTCCACTAAAGTTTAATGCCCATACCAGAGATGTTCGTTTTAGGGGCGAAGCCTTTTTTAAAGTGGCTAAAGATAAAACACGACCATTTACCATCAACACTAATCATATTGCTGTACGTGTATTGGGTACCAGGTTTAATTTAAGGGCATATCCATCAGAGCGGCAAACAAATGTAGTGGTAGAAGAGGGAAAGGTTAGTTTTTCAGGACTATCATCTTCCGAACACCTCATTCTTACCGCAAATCAGCAAGGCATTTATGATGGAAAATCAATCTATAAAGAAGAGGTATATGTGGCTAAACACCTGGCTTGGAAAAATAACCAGCTTTTGTTCGATAACCAGAAATTAAAAGAGGTGGCGCCAGTGTTGGAACGCTGGTATGGCGTAAAGGTTTCTATTGGTGATAAAGACCTCGAGCAGGAGCGTTACACCGGGCGTTTTGACAATCCCTCATTGAAAGAAGTGCTGCAAAGCATCAGTTTTGCCATTAAATTAAAATACAGAAAAGATAAGAACCAGTATATATTTTATTAA
- a CDS encoding TonB-dependent receptor, with amino-acid sequence MAQQPLLEKPVTVQFSNISLSDALMAIGDQAGVKFSYSSTQLNVQRKVSGNYIKRSLKDILSNLLGKDLKGLSVNGTQVTIQTGQGRATIKGRVTTRDGKPAEFVTVGIKGVKMAQVDAKGFYTLKDLDEGTYTLVASFIGLVPQQKYVTVSSGATVFLDFSLSENNEQLQEVVINGGVTNKYSVKKTTTSAKMPLGNLENPQVYTTIPKVLLAEQMVTEFSMALKNSPGVYKIQGTRGINSDGAASYVLRGFRTEASLMDGVPAQTNGEIDPANIERVELIKGPSGTLFGGAVISFGGLINIVTKKPLDTLGGEVGYTTGSYGLNRLSADVYGPVNADKKLLIRMNAAYQNQDAFQDAGFRKSVFFAPAIEYRATDRLTFGLNASFYKLEGTSPSSIFLNRVRGYIATTPQELNFDWKRSYTSNDLVMKNPTVNIRGQITYKLSDQWTSQTIYSSNTRKSDGFYQYEFVRGATSDEMLERNISLQNSVNTSTDFQQNFIGDFKVLGLRNRMVIGLDYLNQTVNNDNSPYIVFDNVSGLNPADPNYVKISRSAVEAKLATSTLAPSKNNTKINIYSAYASNVLSVTDQFMVMLSLRVDRFQSRGTRNQATNDFVLNSKYMQTAVSPKLGLVYQVIKDKISVFGNYMNGFMNVAPVAQPSNDISGVFRPQQANQFEGGAKMDLFAGKLSFTASYYDIKVKNMVYLEPYNQTAQNVSVQKGTQRSKGVEFELITNPIEGLNVITGYSYNDSKLTDAAVALNGRRPASAGPSNLFNSWVSYAMPKGKLKGLGLGFGTHYIGDHLTGNSLTTGIFTLPSYVLLTSTAFYETKRYRLGVKVENLTDELYFAGQGVLTAQMPRTVAANLTLRF; translated from the coding sequence ATGGCACAGCAACCCTTGCTGGAAAAGCCAGTAACCGTACAGTTCAGCAATATCAGTCTTAGCGATGCCCTGATGGCCATCGGAGATCAGGCAGGCGTAAAGTTTTCTTACAGCAGCACGCAGTTAAATGTTCAGCGTAAAGTAAGTGGAAATTACATTAAACGGTCTTTAAAAGATATTTTATCTAATTTACTTGGTAAAGATTTGAAAGGACTTAGCGTGAATGGCACGCAGGTTACCATTCAAACAGGTCAGGGTAGGGCAACTATTAAAGGTAGGGTAACCACGCGTGATGGTAAACCGGCAGAGTTTGTGACTGTAGGCATTAAAGGTGTAAAAATGGCCCAGGTTGATGCCAAAGGTTTCTACACGCTGAAAGATCTGGACGAAGGTACCTACACTTTGGTGGCTAGTTTCATTGGCTTAGTTCCACAACAGAAATATGTTACCGTTTCTTCTGGTGCCACAGTATTCCTTGATTTTAGCTTGTCCGAAAATAATGAGCAATTACAGGAAGTGGTGATTAACGGAGGTGTAACCAATAAATACTCTGTAAAGAAAACCACTACCTCGGCAAAAATGCCGCTAGGTAACCTGGAGAATCCTCAGGTATACACCACTATTCCAAAAGTTTTACTTGCAGAGCAAATGGTTACTGAATTTAGTATGGCCCTTAAAAATAGTCCTGGTGTATATAAAATACAAGGTACCCGAGGAATTAACAGTGATGGTGCGGCTTCTTATGTTTTACGTGGGTTTAGAACTGAAGCTTCCTTAATGGACGGTGTTCCGGCACAAACCAATGGTGAAATTGACCCGGCTAATATAGAAAGGGTTGAATTAATTAAAGGTCCATCAGGGACTTTATTTGGTGGTGCAGTAATTTCATTTGGTGGATTGATTAATATTGTCACTAAAAAGCCTTTAGATACCCTAGGGGGAGAAGTTGGTTACACTACAGGTAGTTACGGGTTGAACCGTTTAAGTGCGGATGTTTACGGTCCGGTAAATGCAGATAAAAAGTTATTAATTAGGATGAATGCCGCTTACCAGAATCAGGATGCTTTTCAGGATGCTGGTTTTCGTAAATCGGTTTTCTTTGCTCCGGCTATCGAATATCGTGCTACAGACAGGCTTACCTTTGGCTTAAATGCCAGCTTCTATAAATTGGAAGGTACAAGTCCTTCAAGTATATTTTTAAATCGTGTGCGGGGCTATATAGCTACTACTCCTCAGGAATTAAACTTTGACTGGAAAAGATCTTATACCAGCAATGACCTGGTGATGAAGAATCCGACCGTAAATATTAGAGGGCAAATTACCTATAAGCTTTCAGATCAATGGACTTCACAGACCATTTACTCCAGTAATACACGAAAATCTGATGGCTTTTATCAGTATGAGTTTGTTCGTGGTGCCACATCCGACGAAATGTTAGAACGTAATATTTCTCTTCAAAACTCTGTAAATACTTCTACAGATTTTCAGCAAAACTTTATTGGTGATTTTAAGGTCTTAGGTTTACGCAACAGAATGGTGATAGGTTTAGATTATTTGAATCAAACCGTTAATAATGACAATTCACCTTATATCGTATTTGATAATGTGAGTGGATTAAATCCTGCTGATCCTAATTATGTTAAAATTTCCCGTTCAGCTGTAGAGGCAAAACTGGCTACAAGTACCTTGGCACCTTCAAAGAACAATACTAAAATTAACATTTATAGTGCATATGCTTCGAATGTCTTGAGTGTAACCGACCAATTTATGGTGATGCTAAGCCTGAGGGTTGACCGTTTCCAGAGTAGAGGTACACGTAATCAAGCCACTAATGATTTTGTGTTAAATAGCAAGTACATGCAAACTGCTGTCTCTCCAAAACTAGGACTTGTTTATCAGGTAATAAAAGACAAAATTTCTGTTTTCGGTAACTATATGAATGGATTTATGAACGTGGCTCCAGTTGCTCAACCTTCAAATGACATTTCTGGTGTATTTAGACCACAGCAAGCCAATCAATTTGAGGGGGGTGCCAAGATGGACTTATTTGCAGGTAAATTGAGTTTTACCGCTAGTTACTACGATATTAAGGTGAAAAATATGGTTTATTTGGAGCCATATAACCAAACCGCTCAAAATGTTTCCGTTCAAAAAGGGACGCAAAGAAGTAAAGGCGTAGAATTTGAACTGATCACAAATCCTATTGAAGGTTTGAATGTTATAACCGGTTACAGTTATAACGATAGTAAGCTTACTGATGCTGCAGTTGCCTTAAACGGCAGAAGACCGGCTTCGGCAGGACCATCTAACTTATTTAATTCCTGGGTGAGTTACGCCATGCCAAAAGGAAAGCTGAAGGGCTTAGGTTTGGGATTTGGCACACATTATATTGGTGATCATTTAACAGGAAATTCCCTTACAACTGGCATATTTACACTCCCATCTTATGTTCTGCTTACTAGCACGGCGTTTTATGAAACCAAACGTTACAGGCTGGGGGTAAAAGTCGAGAATCTTACTGATGAATTATATTTTGCAGGTCAGGGTGTTTTAACTGCACAAATGCCAAGAACGGTTGCAGCGAATCTAACCCTGCGCTTTTAA